AGACGGGCATGACCCAGTTGGGCGGTCACGCGCTGTTCCTCGGCCCCGAAGACATCCAACTCGGCCACGGCGAACCACTCTCAGATACCGCTCGTGTGCTGGGTCGCTACGGCGACGCCATCATGGTGCGCCTGTTCAAGCACGACGACCTGCTCGAAATCGCCGAACACTCTGAGGCACCGGTCATCAACGGTCTGACCGACGACGCTCATCCCTGCCAGACGCTCGCCGACTTGCTCACTATCCGTGAACACGTCGGCGAGTTCGACGAAGTACAGGCAGCGTGGGTCGGCGACGGGAACAACGTCGGTCAGTCGTTCGTCCTCGGGTGCGCCATGGCGGGCATCGACCTGACGGTTGCGACACCGCCAGACTACGCGATGGACGACGAGGTCATCGCACGCGCGGCCGAACTCGGGGAACCACCGAAGGTCACGACGAACCCCGACGAAGCCATCGCAGACGCCGACGTCGTCTACACCGACGTGTGGATTTCGATGGGCCAAGAGAGCCAACGCCACGAGAAACTGCAGGCGTTCGAAGGCTTCCAACTCAACGAGGACTTCCTGGCCGACACCGACGCGAAGGTCATGCACTGCCTCCCCGCACATCGCGGCGAGGAGATTACCGGAGACGTCCTCGAAGGCGACCAGTCTATCGTCTGGGACCAAGCAGAGAACCGTCTGCACGCCCAGAAGGGACTCATCGTCGAGTTGCTCGATAAATAAGCGAACCGTCGCCTACGCTTCTGCGCCTGCGCCGCCTTCCGCCTCGGGTTCGGCTTCCGACGGAATGAGACCGAGTTGCTGCATCGTTCCGTAGTAGTCGAAGGCGTCCCACTGTTCTGCGATTTTGTCGCCCTCGAACCGGTAGATGCTGATGCCGCTCGATTTCCAGTGGTTCCCCGTCGGTTCCGTGGTGAGGTACGACGGCGCTTCGTTCGTCCCTTCGAGCGTGTAGCGGACGGCAACCTGGTCGCCGGCAGCGAACATGCCTTCGATGGTAAATTCGAGGTCCGGCGTCCCGTCGAGGGCCTCCTGCATCATCTTCTTCGCTTCGTCGAGGTCGTGGTCACCCATCGTGTCGTGCATGACGAAGTCCTTGGTCGCGATTTCGTCGAACGCTTCCGGGTTGCGGTCGTTCCACATCGCCTCGCCGATCTTTCGAATCATCGGTTTCATCTCTGCTGTCGGTATCAGGTCCATCTCAGTTCACCGCGTGTACGTACGACTCGAATAATCATAGAAGGTTTGTCACAAAAACGAGTCTGTCTCTGGTGGCTGGTGGTCCAGTCGAGAAAAACCGAACCCTAGTCGTGTCGGTTCTACATCGTCCGGTCGAAGATTGGATACGCCAGTCCGAGGACGGCACCGAAGACGACGTGACCGACGAGACTGGTCGTGCTGATGTTCGGGAGCGGCGGGTTAGCGGGCGACCCGACGGCGCTCAGCCAGACGGGCATGACGAGGACGGCGAGAACCACCCAGAGCGCCACACCGTAGGCGATGCCGAGGCCGAGTGACTTCGCGGTCGTGTCGAGGCCCAGGACGCCTGCGAGGCCGGCGAAGGCGACGC
The genomic region above belongs to Haloferax marinisediminis and contains:
- the argF gene encoding ornithine carbamoyltransferase; the encoded protein is MLETTHFTDIDDISASELDRVLTRAADIKSGADETQLPRATLAMLFEKPSTRTRVSFETGMTQLGGHALFLGPEDIQLGHGEPLSDTARVLGRYGDAIMVRLFKHDDLLEIAEHSEAPVINGLTDDAHPCQTLADLLTIREHVGEFDEVQAAWVGDGNNVGQSFVLGCAMAGIDLTVATPPDYAMDDEVIARAAELGEPPKVTTNPDEAIADADVVYTDVWISMGQESQRHEKLQAFEGFQLNEDFLADTDAKVMHCLPAHRGEEITGDVLEGDQSIVWDQAENRLHAQKGLIVELLDK
- a CDS encoding ester cyclase yields the protein MDLIPTAEMKPMIRKIGEAMWNDRNPEAFDEIATKDFVMHDTMGDHDLDEAKKMMQEALDGTPDLEFTIEGMFAAGDQVAVRYTLEGTNEAPSYLTTEPTGNHWKSSGISIYRFEGDKIAEQWDAFDYYGTMQQLGLIPSEAEPEAEGGAGAEA
- a CDS encoding DUF1440 domain-containing protein — its product is MSTQTTARTESTLDGNWVAGVAAGAVAAIVMGAMMVMQMRPVLEVAIPSMYTLAGGTAGFTIHVAHGAILGVAFAGLAGVLGLDTTAKSLGLGIAYGVALWVVLAVLVMPVWLSAVGSPANPPLPNISTTSLVGHVVFGAVLGLAYPIFDRTM